The Flaviflexus equikiangi genome contains the following window.
TTGACCACGGCTCTCCGAGGAGGGTCACCTCACCGGCGGTGGGGGTGTCGAGGCCGAGGAGAAGGCGAGCGAGTGTCGTCTTCCCCGAGCCGGAGGATCCGACAAGTCCAAGAGTCTCGCCTTCCCGGAGCACGAGATCCACACCGTCGACAGCGACACGGTCCGCCCCGTTCCTCCTGCCGGGGAAGACGCGGGTGAGTCCGCGCGCGGCCAGAACCGTACGTGTGACAGGGCGCGGCGGCGCCGTCGAGCGCACGGGGATGCTGTCGCGCAGACGGCGCGTGGCGGGATGCTGGGGGTTGGTGAGAACCGTGGAGGCAGGGCCCGACTCGACGATCATCCCCCCATCCATGACACACACGTCGTCTGCGATTTCGTCGACGACCGCAAGATCGTGGGTGATGAGGAGGAGGGCCGTGCCGCGGTCCCGCAGGTCGGCCAGGATCTGCACGATATGGGAGCGCAGGTGACTGTCGAGCGCCGTTGTGGGTTCGTCCGCTATCAGAATAGGAGGGTTGGCGGCGATAGCGGAGGCGATGAGTGCGCGCTGGCGCTGCCCTCCCGATAGCTGGGGGGACCGTTGGCGTGCTCGTTCACCAGCATCCTCCAAACCGACCCGCTCGAGAATGTCGATGACTGCGCGAGGAATGTTCGGCGTGCGGGTGTGCAGGCGCAGGGCGTCCCCGACTTCCCGCCCGATGGGGCGCAGGGGGTCCAGGGAGACAAGTGCGTCCTGGAGGACGAGGCCGACGGTCCCGCCCCGGACGCGACGCCACGCCCTCTCCGAGGCGCCGATCATGTCGACCCCATCGAGGAGGAGCTTCCCGGTGACCCCGCTTCCCGCAAGGCCGAGAAGGCTTCTCGCTGTGACTGATTTTCCGGAGCCCGATTCGCCGACAAGGGCGAGGCATCGTCCCGGGACGAGGTCGAAAGAGACGCCCCTGACAACCGGACGATTGTAGGAGACCGTCAGGTCGCGCACACGATAGTCCGTCATGAGTCCCTCCGGGAGCGTGCCGCGATTGCTCGTGACAGGGCAGTCGTCGAGACCGCGGTGAGGATGATGGCGAGGCCGGGGAAGAGCGTCAGCCACCAGGCACTCGACGTGAGGTAGGTCCGCCCCGCGTTCATCATCGCTCCCCATTCCGGAGACGGAGGGGACACGCCCAGACCCAGGTAGGACAGGGCGGATGCCCAGACGACACCCTGCCCCACGCCCAGGGTGGCGATGACGAAGAGCGGGGCGACAAGGTTGGGGAAGATCCGGCGGCGGAGGATCTGGCCGGGAGTCCTGCCCAGTGCCCTATCAGCCTCGACATAGCCGGAGGATGCGATGGTCACGGTCTGTGCGCGAATCATACGAGCATAGCCCGGCGCTGCCGCCACGCCGACCGCGAGAGTCGAGGTGACGACCCCGGGCCCGAGCACGGTGATGAGGAGGAGGGCGAGAACGACGCCGGGGAGGGCGAAGAGTACCTCGATGAGACGGTTGGCCCCGAAGTCGACCCAGCGCGGGCCGAGGGCGGCCCCGATCCCGAGGATCATCGCCAGGACGACACCCACCCCGGTGGCCGCGACGCCGATGATGAGGGAGTCGCGCGTGCCGTGGACGACGCGCCGAAACGTGTCGCGGCCTGATTCGTCCGTGCCGAACCAGTGCTCGAGGCTAGGGGCTGCGAAGCCGTCCGCCGGTGCGACAGCGAGGGGGTCTCCCGGTGCGATGAGAGAGGGCGCGATCGCGGCGATGAGGAGGACGAGGAGGTAGGCGAGGGATAGCCAGGCTCCGAGATTGACACGGCGGGCCGTGATCATGTTCCCACCCGGGGGTCGATGAGGGCACTGAGGATATCGACGATCAGAGTCACGAGACAGTAGACGGCGGCGATGACGATGAGGATGCCGAGGACGAGCGGCATGTCCCGCACGCCGACAGCCGTGAGGAGGGTGCGCCCGATGCCCTGCCGGGCGAAGACGGCTTCGACGACGACGGCGCCGGACATGAGGGAGCCGAATGCCCACCCGGCAACCGTCAGTGCGGGAAGGATCGCGTGGCGGAGCAGGTGACGCAGGTAGAGTCCCGACATCGTCTCGCCGCGGGCTCGTGCAGACAGCGAGAACTGTGCCTCCATCGCATCCAGCATCGTCTCCCTCATCACCTGACCCATGAAGCCCGCGGTGGGGATCGCGAGAGTGAGGGCCGGGAGGATGAGGGAGATCGGGTCGTCGGTGCTGACGGGAGGGAGCAGCCCGAGCCACGTGGAGAAGACGACGATGAGGACGATCGCGAGGGCGAAGTGTGGCAGGGCGGCTGAGACGACTTCGATGGTGGACAGGATGCGCCACGGCAGTGCGCCGTAGACGCTGATGAAGGACGTGAGGAGGGCGATGACGAGGGCGAGTCCGAGCGACGTGAACGCCAGTGTGAGGGTTGCTGGCAGCTGGTCGGCTATCAGGTCGATGACGGGAGCATCATAGGAGAAGCTCACGCCCCAGTCGAAGGTGGCCAGTGACATCATCTGTATCCAGTATCGGACGATGAGGGGCCTGTCGAGACCGTGAGTATCGATAGCACGGGCAACAGCCTCCTCGCTCGCATTCGAGCCCGGCCCGAGGATCGCGTCGAGATCATCGCCGGGAATGGCGGTGATGGCGAGGAAGACGATCGTCGCGACAGCCCAGAGGACGAGTGCTGTGCCCCCGAGTCGTCGCGCCGCGAAGGACACTGTCACTTCATCCACACCTCATGGAACCAGGGTGCGGACAGGTTGGTCTCGAGTCGGAGCCCCGCAACATCATCCCTGTAGAGGACGCGTGTCTGCCAGTCGTAGAGCGGCAAGACATAGGCGCCGTCGATGATGATCTGCTGGGCCTGGGCGTAGAGTTCGCCGCGTTCCGCCGCGTCCTGGTTCGCGCGCTCGAGGAGGGAGTCGAGCTCGTCGTTGCGGACGTTGATGTTGTTCGCGTGATATCCCGACGGCGCGGGCTCGATGCCATCGGAGTGGAAGATGATCCGCATGACGTCGGGGCTCGATTTGCCGTAGGGCGCGGTGATCGCATCAAACTCCCACGCGCCTGCCGCCGCATACCAGCTGGCAAGATCCATCGGTTCCAGGGTCACCTCGAAACCGACCTGCCCAGCCTGCGCCTGGATCTGTTCGAGGAGCGACTGCTCGGCCGGAATCGACTGGTTCGTGGAGACGGGAATGCGGACCGTGAGCCGCTCCCCGTCCTTCGTGCGCACGCCGTCGCTGCCGAGAACCCAGCCC
Protein-coding sequences here:
- a CDS encoding ABC transporter permease is translated as MTVSFAARRLGGTALVLWAVATIVFLAITAIPGDDLDAILGPGSNASEEAVARAIDTHGLDRPLIVRYWIQMMSLATFDWGVSFSYDAPVIDLIADQLPATLTLAFTSLGLALVIALLTSFISVYGALPWRILSTIEVVSAALPHFALAIVLIVVFSTWLGLLPPVSTDDPISLILPALTLAIPTAGFMGQVMRETMLDAMEAQFSLSARARGETMSGLYLRHLLRHAILPALTVAGWAFGSLMSGAVVVEAVFARQGIGRTLLTAVGVRDMPLVLGILIVIAAVYCLVTLIVDILSALIDPRVGT
- a CDS encoding ABC transporter permease, with the translated sequence MITARRVNLGAWLSLAYLLVLLIAAIAPSLIAPGDPLAVAPADGFAAPSLEHWFGTDESGRDTFRRVVHGTRDSLIIGVAATGVGVVLAMILGIGAALGPRWVDFGANRLIEVLFALPGVVLALLLITVLGPGVVTSTLAVGVAAAPGYARMIRAQTVTIASSGYVEADRALGRTPGQILRRRIFPNLVAPLFVIATLGVGQGVVWASALSYLGLGVSPPSPEWGAMMNAGRTYLTSSAWWLTLFPGLAIILTAVSTTALSRAIAARSRRDS
- a CDS encoding ATP-binding cassette domain-containing protein translates to MTDYRVRDLTVSYNRPVVRGVSFDLVPGRCLALVGESGSGKSVTARSLLGLAGSGVTGKLLLDGVDMIGASERAWRRVRGGTVGLVLQDALVSLDPLRPIGREVGDALRLHTRTPNIPRAVIDILERVGLEDAGERARQRSPQLSGGQRQRALIASAIAANPPILIADEPTTALDSHLRSHIVQILADLRDRGTALLLITHDLAVVDEIADDVCVMDGGMIVESGPASTVLTNPQHPATRRLRDSIPVRSTAPPRPVTRTVLAARGLTRVFPGRRNGADRVAVDGVDLVLREGETLGLVGSSGSGKTTLARLLLGLDTPTAGEVTLLGEPWSTVPERERRPRRSEISVIYQDALSSFDPRARVGSILADAASDGSATWRSATSDLRDRVYSLLDDVALPPETVTRRPLHLSGGMRQRVAIARALATNPSILIADEPVSSLDVTVQAEILDLLGRLQRSRGLTQLFISHDLDVIGQVSDRIAIMEQGRIVRLGDRDTIIDEWERGEHLAP